ATCTTGCAGTAAAAATATTCCAGTATCTTTGATTTTCTACAGATGCATTATAATATTGGGCAAATTTATTGTCAATTATTGAGTAAGATAAAACAAGAGTTATGAACCAGGAGGTATTTATGATAAAAATTACATTGAAGGACGGCAGCGTCAGAGAAGCAGATCAAGGCGCATCCATTTTGGATGTGGCAAAATCCATTCATCACGGATTGGCTAAAGAAGCGGTTGCCGGAAAAGTAAACGGCAAGGTACAGGGACTTGATTATAAGCTGGAGGAAGACAGCGATTTGGAAATCCTGAAGTTTGAGGATACAGACGGAAATCATACCTTCCGCCACACCAGCTCTCATATACTGGCGCAGGCGGTAAAGCGTCTGTTCCCGGAAGCAAAGCTTGGCATAGGCCCGGCCATTGACAACGGATTTTATTATGACTTCGATCTGGAACACCGTTTTTCTGATGAAGACCTTGCAGCCTTGGAAAAAGAGATGGCAAAGATTGTTCAGGAGAACTTCCCCGTGGAGCGGTTTGAACTGCCCAGAGAAGAAGCCGTAAAATATATGGAGGAGCGTCAGGAGCCCTATAAAGTTGAACTGATCAGAGACCTTCCTGAGGATGCGATTATATCATTCTATAAGCAGGGGGATTTTACCGATCTTTGTGCCGGTCCTCATATGCTCTCCACCGGTGCGGTTAAGGCCGTTAAGCTGATGAATGTTGCCGGAGCATATTGGAGAGGCAGCGAAAAGAATAAGATGCTTCAGAGAATCTATGGAACTTCTTTCCCCAAGCAGAAGCAGCTCGACGAATACCTGGAGCGGCTGGAAGAAGCAAAGAAGAGGGATCACAGAAAAATCGGAAAGGAAATGGATCTCTTCGCTATTTATGAAGAGGGCCCAGGATTCCCATTCTTCATGCCCAAGGGCATGGTCATCCGAAATGAACTGGAGAACTTCTGGAGAAAAGCCCACAGGGAAAGGGGCTATCAGGAAATAAAAACACCGCTGATTTTGAGTGAGGCTCTTTGGCATACTTCGGGACATTGGGACCACTATCAGAATAATATGTACTTTACCAAGATCGACGAGGGGGATTATGCGGTGAAACCGATGAACTGTCCCGGCGCGATGCTTGCTTATAAAAGAAAGATGTACAGCTACAGAGATTTCCCCATGAGAATGGCGGAAATGGGGCAGGTTCACAGACATGAACTTTCCGGAGCGCTACATGGACTCATGAGAGTTAGAACCTTTACTCAGGACGATGCTCATATATTTATGCTACCTGAGCAGATCAAAGATGAAATCGTAGGCGTTATCGACTTTATTGATTACGTGTATAATATCTTTGGTTTTAAGTATCATGTTGAACTCTCCACCAGACCGGAAGACTCTATGGGTACTGAGGAAGAATGGAATATGGCCACCAGTGCGCTGCAGGGTGCACTGATAGAAAAGGGTTTGCCGTTCATCATCAATGAGGGAGACGGTGCGTTCTACGGCCCTAAAATCGACTTCCATCTAGAGGACTGCCTCGGCAGAACTTGGCAATGCGGAACAATCCAGCTGGATTTCCAGATGCCTCAGCGCTTTGAGCTTACCTATGTCGGAAGTGATGGAGAGAAGCATACGCCTATCATGATTCACAGGGTAATCTTCGGAAGCATTGAACGCTTTATCGGGATCCTGACCGAGCATTTCGCAGGAAAATTCCCGCTGTGGCTCGCTCCGGTGCAGGTAAAACTGCTGACGGTTACTGAAAAGTTTGCAGAATATGCAGAGGCCGTTGGACAGAGGCTTTTAAAAGAAGGTTTTCGTGTTGAAGTTGATGTTCGAAACGAAAAAATAGGGTATAAGATAAGAGAAGCAAGAAACGAAAGGGTATCCTATATCGGTGTCATCGGTGAAAAGGAAACGGAAACGAATACGTTAACGGTGCGTTCCAGCAAAGAAGGCGAGCTGGGCGCCTTAAACCTAGATGAATTTATCGAGAAACTGAAGAAAGAAATCGAAGATAAGGTCTGCTAGAATCTGAATTTCAACTGAAAACAGGGAAAGGATTGGATAGCCATGTTTGAAAAGAAGGATCAGAAAGAGTGGCGGGATGGAGTATATCTCTGCACAGCCAAGAACAGCTTTGAAGCGGATATACTCGAATCTAAGCTGAGGAGTGAAGGCATACCATCGATAAAGAAGTTTAAAGGAGCCAGCAATTTTCTTGAAATATTCATGGGATCCAATAGTGCATTTCCCATTGAGCTCTATGTGCCTGAGGAGACTTTGGAGGATGCAAAAAATGTTATTATAGCCGTACCCTTAGACGGGGATGAGTTCCCCAGCGAACCCGTTGATTTTGATTCCTTAACCGATGAGGAGCTGGATGAATTAATCGGGAAAGGTGAAGACGAAACCGAAGAGAAATAATATATGCGTTGCAGCAATTGTGGTAAAAAAATAAGAAAAAGGAGCAACTTTTGTATCAAATGCGGTGCAAAAGTTCCTCCTGCTTTGAAAAAAGATAAAAAAGCAAAAAATGGTGAAAAAGGCGAAAAAAAGAAACGCAGGAAGAGGATCTTAGTACCGGCAGCGATTTTGATCCTTATTCTTGTTGTTGCTTTTTTGCTTTTTGGCTGTGACAGGGTGAAACAGGGGCTTGAAGAAAATAAGGCGTATACAAAAATAAGCCAAACGGTGAAGGACAAGCTGCCCTTTGATTTGCCTAAGCTGCCTGAAATACCAATTGATTTACCTGCTCTGACGAAAAAACTGCCCTTTGATTTTCCAAATCCCGCTGCGCTTTTGGGCGATAAAGAACCTCCTGACGATGAGCAGATTCTTGAAGATCTAAAAAAGTATCTGGAAAAGGAAGAAAAAGTAAAGCTCAATAGTCTGGAGATTGAAAGAAGAGACACTGCAGAAGAGGGGAAAGAGGAGACAGTCTATGCCAAAGCAGAAACCACTTCGAAAAAAGGCACCATTCAAAAGAGCTACAATCTTTTTTACAAAAAGGGTCTTCTCGGCGGTTGGAAGCTGAAGGAAGCAGTGGATTCTGAGCAGGCAGAAAAAGAAGCGAAAGCTGCAAAAAAGGAAAAAGAGGCGAAAGAGGCAAAAGAGGCAAAAGCGGCAAAGGCTGATAAATCCGGAAATGGAGAAAAAGAGGAAAAGTCAGCGGCTGGCGAAAAATCCAAAGAGGAAGAAGCTCCAAAAGGTGTTGACAGCAAAATCGTTCTGGCTGATGAAAATCTTTATCAAGACCTGCCTTCAGACTGGACCTACAGTAATGTGAAAGTGATTGCCCATAGCCTTGACATGGATTCGGGAACGGACCGGGTGATTGTATATATGGAGCTTAAGACTGCATACGTTAATTTGACTGGCACGAAGGAAATTACTTATCAACTGGATCACAAAACCGGGGAATGGAAAAGCACGGGACCCGCTTCAAAGCTGGCTTGCCTTTCCATAGAACCAATCGTCATACCCGGTCAGGAAAATGGTGCTAACGGACTTCCCGTATGATCGCCTTAAATTTCTTTTGAACCGTAGATTCTGCAGGAGATCAGAAAAGAAAGAATGAAACAGGAAGCTGCAATCAGCGGCAGGAGTTTCAACAAACCGAGCAGAACCGCAGGAGAGGGAAGCTCAACCCCCAATTGGCCGAAGGAGATAACAGCAGCCGTCGGAGCGGCAAAGATGGCAATGAGGAACAATCTGCTTTTTTCCACGCCAAACTTAAAGATCAGGGGAAGAAGAAGGCTGAAAAGAAAAATTCCCATGGACGAGACCCCAGCCAGCGAAAAAAGATGTTCTTTAAGTCCAAAGCCGTCAACAGGTCTGAACGCAAGAATTACTGAGGAAAGGATAAAGGCCAAAATGCCTCCTGCGAGACAGAGGATTAAAGAGAGTAAATATTTACCTCCAACCACTTCTGTTCTCGATACAGGCAGTGAAAGCCCGAAACGATCCCATCTTGCTAAATTGTCATATGAAAAAGAATAGATTGCCATCATCATAGACATGATCACCATAAACCCTTCAAAAAAGCTAGCCGGATTATCCATGCCTGCGCTAAGGAATGCGAAAAATACAAGCATAAAGAGCATGGTCTTACTGTATTGGCGCAGTGAATAAAAGTCTTTTAAAAGTAAACCTGTCATTTTAATTGAACCCCCTTTACATAAAACAGCATAATATCCTCAAGCGTAACAGAATCTATGGTTAACCCCTTATATTTCTTTGACATTTCGTCTTTTTTTCTGATGAGCATTTCATGGCCGAATCTATTTTCCCTGTGTCCGATGATATCCCCTTTATCAACGGAAGAGAAATCAGCAGTGCCGCATAGGAGCAGACCATAGTCTGCCAGAAGCTCATCTTTTGATTCGCTGAACAGGATCGTTCCTTCATGGAGGAAGGTGATGTAATCGGCAACCTTCTCCAGATCACTGGTGATGTGAGAAGAAAACAGTATGGAATGTTCCTCATCTTGAATAAAGTCAAGAAAGATGTCTAAAATCTCATTTCGGATCACCGGATCAAGACCACTGGTGGGTTCATCCAAAATCAATAGCTTAGGATGATGCGAAAGAGCAGTGGCGAGGGAGAGTTTCATTTTCATACCCCTGGAAAAATCCTTTGTAATTTTATCCTCGGGTAGACGGAATGCCTTCAGGTAACGAGAAAACATCTCACAATCCCAGTTTCTATAAATGCGCTCCATAATTTTAGATATGTGCTTTGGTTTAATATTATCGTGGAAATAGCTTTCATCAAAAACCACACCAATTTCTTCCTTTAGCTTTTTTTCCTCCCGGATATGATCATATCCCAGAATTGAAATTTTTCCTGCATCAGCCTTTAGCTGATTCAGTATGAGTTTTATTGTAGTTGTTTTTCCCGCTCCGTTCTCTCCGATAAAGCCCATAATACTGCCTTTCGGTAATGTGAGGTTCACATCCTTGAGCTGAAATTGGTCAAAACTTTTGGAGAGATTAGCGATCTCAATAGAATGCTGCGTGAATTGGTTATTGGAATGCCGTATTGTATCTGCACGATGATTCATCGGTTTTATACCTCCTGTATTAGGCTGATTTCATAAGCCGTCTATTCCGTTTCCTTCATAAATAGGGTAAGGATTTCGATTACTTCGTCAAGGCTGATATTTGCTGTAATAGCAAGATCAGCAGCTTTTCGAAGGTTTTCTTCGATGATACGAAGATTCTCTTCGCGAACAAACTCCAGGTTTTTTGCAGCAACAAAACTGCCTCTGCCCGTTGCGGTCTCAATAAAGCCGTCTCGCTCCAGATCCTCATAGGCGCGTTTGGTTGTAATGACGCTGATTCGCAGTTCTTTTGCCAGAAGCCGCATGGACGGAAGGGCATCCCCTTCATTCAGCGAGCCGTTCAGTATCATTCCTTTGATTTGAGACGATATTTGTTCGTAAATCGGCTTGCTGCTAGAATTGCTGATAATGATATCCATTTATTCTCCTTGAAAGAAGTATATGATATAAATATTGTATATATACGTTATATACAATATAACTCCTTAAAATGATCCTGTCAAGGCAAGTTTGGTAAAAGTATTAAAAAAAATGCCTGACGCCAGAGGCGCGAAAAGCGAAATAGAGAGCAACATAAAAATCGCTTCAACTTTAAGTTGAAGCGACTACAGAATTACATCTTCCAGGCAGGGGTTAGTCTACTCAAGGCCGTAATATGTCAGAATTCCGCTGTAAATACCTCGGGCAAAGCTTTGGGGATCATTTACCAGCAGATTGAGATCGATCGGATTTGACATGTAGCCCATCTCCACCAGGACGGCAGGCATGGAGGTGGCGCGCAGGACATAAAGATTCGTTCTGACCATTACACCACGGTTGGGAAGGCCTGTATAGTAGTTTATACCTTCCAGGATACGTTCGCCCATGTAATATGCCGGAGAGTCTGCTTGGTATACGTACGCTTCACTCCCGCTGGCAGTGAGGATTTCACTGATATTGCAGTGAAGGCTGATAAAAAAGTCTGCGCCCCATTGATTGGCAGCAGCGACTCTTGCCTGCAGGCTTGTGGTCGTACTTGTACCAAGCTGCTCCGTTGGAGAGTTTCTTGATAAACGTGCTTCAAAATTCGGATTGCTGTTCAGGAGAGCGGCCAGCCTGACGCCAACTTCATAGTTGATATCTTGTTCCCGAAAACCGCCTGCTTCCGCTCCCGCGTTTGGATTCACAGGGTTGTGGCCCTGATCAATGAATATCTTTATCGCCATATTGTTCTCCTGTTAATTAGGGCGACTCAAAACAGATGCTGTGACATGCTAAACCCGGCTGTCTCTTCCGTTTCTGAGATGCCCCATTCTATTTGATACTATGATATCCATTATATGAAGGGGAGGGGCTGATGGTGCGGTCAATTACAGTTGGTTATGGCAATCCATAATCACTGAACCTGTTAAATATATGGACTTATTGATTCGTACGGGTACTCGTGCAGGAATCATTAAACTGCACTGTTTGCGGCAAGCCACCCAGACGAGAATGCGAACTGGAGGTTGTAACCACCGGTGTCCCCATCAACATCGAGAACTTCTCCGGCAAAATACATACCGAGGTATTGGTTAGATTCCATCGTTTTCAAATTGATTTCATCAAGTGAGATTCCGCCTGCAGTGACCATGGCAGCGGAAAAGCCGTCGGTTGATGATATGGTGAACCGATCCTGAAGCAAGAGTTTCACAATGGATCGGAGCAGAATACGGCTGACGGCAGAAGCTTTTACCGCAGGATCAGTACCTGCACGCCTGCAAAGTGTTTCCAAAAATCGTTTCGGCATTTCCGATTCACGCCCTTCTGCATTGCGATTCCCATTGAAGTATTCGTAGAGCTCTGTGAGCAATTGCTTGCTGCTGCTGCTTAGGGCAGTGGTGAGTTCTTTGATTAAGACCTCATCCGATTTTCCAGTGCAGTAGCTTAATGAGAGCTGCATTCCCTCCGTAACATATCTTGATAGGTTCAAAATACCAGGTCCTGAAAAATGATTGCGTGTAAACAACAAAGGGCCGATGTTCTCTGCAACCCGTTTGCCTTCTTTTGAATAAAGAGTAACAGCGGCATTCTGAAAGGAAATTCCGGAAAGATCACTGTATGGGTATTGCTGTACATGAATCGGAACCAGAGCGGGGTGCAAAGGTTTGACTGCTATGCCCAATGCTTCCAAAACAGGAAAAAGACTGCCGTCTGATCCAGTGGACGGATAGGAACAGCCGCCTGTTGAAATAATTATTTTCTTTGCAGTGAAAACAAAGCTTCCAGTTTGGATCACGTAAAGTCCATCATTGCCCTCAGCAGGTTCACGATAGGAGATGTTTTCGACCGGAGTCGAAAAACATAATTTCATTCCATTTCGCTGACATTGAGATGTCAGACAGTCTAGGATATCCTTCGCACGGAGTGATTTGGGAAAGATCTTACCATCCTCTCGTTCAAAGAGGGCAATCTCATTTTTTTCAAAGAAGTCAATGACGGAATCGTTACTGAAACGATAGAGAACCGTTCTGATCTTTTTTCCGCGTGCACCGTAATGGGTAATGAAATCCTTGATACTTCCTCCATGTGTCAGATTGCACTGCCCTGCACCGGACATCAGAAGCTTCTTTCCGGGTGAAGCACTCTTTTCCAGGATCAGTCCGTTAATTTTATTTGGGAGGGAAGCTCCGGCAAAGAGGCCGGCAGCACCGGCTCCAATTATTATTAAATCATATGTCAAGTTCGGTTCCTCCGTATGAGTAGTATGAAGCACATTGTATCATATATTGCATTGGTTGACAAAGTGCTGCTTGGCGTATTTGTGGTTCGGAAACGAAACGGCCGTACAATATATAACTGTACAGCCGTTTATAAAACCCCTATTTTGAATTGATTTTAGTTTGTATCATACCTTGGTTTTTATACCAAATTCCTTACTGAAAATAGTCCAGTACGAAATCCGGGATATTTCCTTCATTGAAGTAAATGTTTACCATGGGATAGCCCGATTCGCTGGTAGAATAGTCCGCTCCGTATTTTTCGGCCATTTCCTTCGCATACGACGAACCATAATTTTGTTGGTTCAATACGCTCCCCTTGTAGAAAATGGTGCCGTAGTAATAATCGGAATAAACGATATTCGACGTTTCATAGCTTTCGAGAATCTGTTTGATCTGATCGGGATCTGTGATTTTCATGGTTGGAATCTCTACAGAACCGGTTTTTGAAGTTCCTACTATTCCCATGACACCATTTCCGCTATAGGAATACTCAGCTGCGGCAGGGTAGCGATTGTCATCTTGATCCTCGCTTTGGACATAATGATAAATCTCGATATACTCGATATCTGCGGTGTTGTCTTTGAACCGCTCTCCATAGCCTTTGCTCTCGAGCCACTGAATTGTATTGGTATAGCTTTCTGTTATTTTGAAAGCTATATTGTTGTTCAGCAGCCGTTCCGGTGTATTGGAACTGGTATCTTTATACATAAAATTGATGCTGGCAGTGGCATAGCCGTGCTTTAAGTCAACTCTGTCTTCAAACTTCTGTGCTTTGAAGTCCAGATCAAGACACTTCATGAACTCCTCAAGATCAGCTGCCCGTTTAATTTCCACCGCTTCCACATTGGGTTTATCAGTGCTGACAAGGATACTGTCAAGCTTTTCGTAGTTTAAATTGCTGGGAGCAAAATAGTCTTTGTATTCCTTTGATTCATAAATCTGCTTAAAGTCGGGGCTTTTACCAAAGGTCACATAGTCCAGCGTGTAGCGCCTGCTCAGCGGAAATAGGGAATCAGGGTTATAGGAAAGTGCGAGACTGCCTGCATATACATCCTCCGGTTTTTGCAGCCGTTCCTTATCTGCGACCAGCATTTTGTGCAAATTGACTGCCGCCTCTATATTTGCAGGATCTTTGAACAGCAAACCCTTTTCATCCCCTTTGAAAAGGGTATAGCCGCTGCTGCTATAGTAGTAATTGTTGTAATTTCTCATAAAATCATCAGAAAAGGTCATGCTTCCCACCTTGGAAGGATTTGGTACTCTCTTCTCAAAGCCTGTGAGATCAAATCGCAGACCCAAAATGAACACAATAGCGATGAGCGCATAGATGCCCAGACTCTTTAAACTTTTCAGGTTGTAAACCCTGGGGGTCTTTTTCACAATCATCTGCCCGATGATAAAGAAGATCAAGGTACCTGCAGCAAGACCTCCATACATATAAAATTCGGATTTCCCCAGCACCTGGAAGTAGAATCCAAGCAATGTCATACCAAGAAATGCAATGAGATAGCATATGATGGGCTCCATGAAACTGAAGGCCAGAGAATCCGTTGCGTGCTCCAGATTTCTTTTTCTATATAGAAAGCCTGTAATAATAAAGAGCACTATGGCACTGATCAAATAATAAATCGTGCTGAATAGTCCCAGATGACCTTGATTTTGCAATACACTGAGGTATGGTGAGATTTTCATTCCGAATTCAACCCAGTTTCCGGCAGTATCAAAGCCATAAAGGAATTGGGAGAAGTATGCGATGAAGACAGCATACAGTGCGGGAATCAGGAAGTTAAACCAGATTGCCGTTGCAAAATGCATCAGTGCATTTCCTGTCACGATTCCAGCAAAGACAGATACTGCGTAGATGACCACTGCGATCAGGATGGAAACCCAGATCCAGTTCAGGATATCTGCTCTTGCAAAGACATTCACTTCATTGATCATCATCCCGGATTCTGTACCATACATTCTGTAAACCGGTTTGCTGATGGCAAGAAGAATCAAGCCATTGACCAGGATTGGAGACACGATGAGGATCAATCCAGAAATAAAACCGCTATTATAGAGCTTCGTTCTCGTAAAGGGCATGGAATGCATCACAGACACCGAACTGATCCCCTGCAGATATCGGAAAATCACGACAGCTGCTACGATGGGAAAGATCAAATGGGCAAACATGTAAAAGGGCTGCTGGTTTTTCAGTGACATATCGATATAGCTCGCCATATTATTCAGGCGATTGTAGGACATCAAAACAGGAAAAACTCCTGACAGAAAATAAACCAGGAATGCCAGGGCAGGAAGCGCCCAAAAACGTCGCAAATTTTCCAAGATGAGCGGCTTTGAGATACTAAAATATGATGCCTTCAATTTCATTGTCGCCACCTCCTAACTCATAGATAAAAATTTCCTCAAGGGACAGGGGAAGCATGTCAAAGATCACCGGATGGCTTTCATTGATTACGCTTTCAACATCTTCTTTTTTATTTCGGATGATTAAAAGGTCTACGGTCCCTCTGGATTCCTTATGAAGGACGTTCAGACCCTGGTATGGATCATCACTGCTTTCTTTAAATGCTACCTGAATTTTATGGATGTCTGATTTCAATTCGTCCAGATCTCGTTCGATCATCATCTTCCCCTTGGAGAGGATGCCGATAGAGTCACAGATCCCTTCCAGCTCACGCAGATTATGGGAGGAAACCAGAACCGTCATTTCTCTTTCTGCCACGTCCTCAATGATGTACTTCCATACCAGCTTTCTGATGATTGGGTCCAAACCGTCAATGGGCTCATCGAGAATCAAGTAGTCGGGCATGGATGACATGGTAAGGATAAAAGCGGCCTGCTTCTGCATTCCTTTGGAAAATTTGGAAAGCTTACGCCGTTCATTCAGTTCAAACTGCTTTACCATATGGGTATATCGTTCCTGGCTCCAATTGGGATAAATGGAGCGGTAGAACTTGGCAGACTCCTTTAAATTATAGGATGCGAAGAAGTAGAGATCGTCGGGTATAAAACCCATTCGTTCTTTCACCGGGATATTTTCGTAAACAGGCGCTCCTTCAATGAGTATTTCTCCCTGATCCTGTTTCAAAACACCGGTTACATGCTTGATCAGGGTGGTCTTTCCGGCCCCGTTGGTTCCTACCAATCCATAAATGGAACCCTTCCTGACATTGAGATTTAAATCGGAAAGTGCCCGAAAGCCGTCAAAGGATTTGTCAAGATTACTTACCTTTATCATTCCTATTACTCCTTTCCTCCAGTAGTTCATTCATGATGGATCTGATTCTTTCCAGAGTACAGCCAAGATAAAACAGTTCTCTAATGCAACCCTTCAGGTGCTCTCTTGCTTCGCTGATTTTTTTCTCATCCACCGGTAAGTCCGATGGAGAAGCAACAAAGGTACCTAGGCCGGAAACCGTGTACAAAAATCCTTGATACTCCAGCTCCCTGTATGCCTTTTGTATGGTATTGGGATTTACCGTGAGGGTTTTTGAAAGCTCCCGTACCGATGGAATTTTATCTTCCGGTTTCAATATGCCTGTTATGATGAGCTCTTTAATATTATCAACAATCTGCTCATAAATTGATTTTCGGCTTTTCAAATCAAGCTGAAACATGATTCTAACCCTCCTTTTCTATTCAGGAAATGCAAATTTCATTCAGTGAGACCATCTGTATAGGCCTCCATTAAATCAGCACTTCCTATATTTTCGTCAATTGAATCGATCCTATTCAGCTGCAAGTGTACTAAATGATATAATACACCTGATGTGCATAGTGTACTACATGGTGTAATACGCTGTCAACTGTTTTTAATACGCGCATTTTTACCTTTCACATTGACATTGATGATAAAAAAGTGGAAAATGGAATGAGATCAATTGAAAGGGGATTAGAAATGACAGAAATCAGAGAATATGACATTGAAGCAATGAATCAGGAGAAGAAACCCGGGAAAAAACGGCTCAGGAAAAGTCTGATGGTTTTTGGATGTATCATAGTTGGTATCGTGATACTGGCATTGATTGGGAATGGAATAAAAAACACCATGTTCGGACAGGAAAAGGATATTGCAGCTAATGGACCATATATTGCAACGCTTTATGTAGAGGGATCAATTATGTCCGGACAGTCAGATACCTTCGGTTTGCCGGTAGGGTATCAGCACAACTGGACTTTAAATAAGATTGACGAAATGATAGCGGATACGAACAATCAGGGTTTAATCCTGTTTGTGGATTCTCCCGGAGGCGGTGTTTATGAAAGCGATGAACTCTATCTCAAGCTAAAGGAGTATAAGGATAAGACAGGGCGTCCGGTCTATTCTGCAATGGGCTCCATGGCGGCTTCGGGAGGGTACTATATTTCGGCAGCTGCAGATAAAATCTTTGCAAATAGGAATACCTGGACCGGATCCATCGGCGTTACCATTGGAACGCTTTATGACATTTCGGGATTGCTTGATCGATACGGGATTAAAACCGAAACCATAACCGCAGGGCGGAATAAGGCTATGGGAAGTTCTGTTGAACCGATGACAGAAGAGCAGAAGGCAATTTTTCAATCTCTTGTTGACGATGCATATGACCAATTTACAGGAATTGTGGCAGAGGAAAGAAATCTTAGCCTGCCGGATGTGAAAGCACTTGCGGACGGCAGAATCTATACTGCAAAACAAGCCTTGGATCTGGGACTTGTGGATGATATTGGAACTTTCAAAGATGCTGTGGACGACATGAGAGCGTCGTATGATCTCAGTGGTGAAGTGATCGATGTTGTTTATCAGGATAATTCTTTTTGGAGAAGCTTCCTGGGAGGAGTGCAAATTCCTGATTTAAAGAATGGTGATGTATCCGCACTGATGGAAGTCATCGAGAAGGATCAACATTTTCCCATCAGTTATGAATGCGAACTGCTGAAGTAGCTGTAATTAGGAAATAGAAGCAATAAGATAGAGATTTTACGATCTTTATGGGAAGGCGTTCTCGG
This genomic window from Clostridiales bacterium contains:
- a CDS encoding GntR family transcriptional regulator, which encodes MFQLDLKSRKSIYEQIVDNIKELIITGILKPEDKIPSVRELSKTLTVNPNTIQKAYRELEYQGFLYTVSGLGTFVASPSDLPVDEKKISEAREHLKGCIRELFYLGCTLERIRSIMNELLEERSNRNDKGK
- the sppA gene encoding signal peptide peptidase SppA, whose translation is MNQEKKPGKKRLRKSLMVFGCIIVGIVILALIGNGIKNTMFGQEKDIAANGPYIATLYVEGSIMSGQSDTFGLPVGYQHNWTLNKIDEMIADTNNQGLILFVDSPGGGVYESDELYLKLKEYKDKTGRPVYSAMGSMAASGGYYISAAADKIFANRNTWTGSIGVTIGTLYDISGLLDRYGIKTETITAGRNKAMGSSVEPMTEEQKAIFQSLVDDAYDQFTGIVAEERNLSLPDVKALADGRIYTAKQALDLGLVDDIGTFKDAVDDMRASYDLSGEVIDVVYQDNSFWRSFLGGVQIPDLKNGDVSALMEVIEKDQHFPISYECELLK
- a CDS encoding acyltransferase translates to MKLKASYFSISKPLILENLRRFWALPALAFLVYFLSGVFPVLMSYNRLNNMASYIDMSLKNQQPFYMFAHLIFPIVAAVVIFRYLQGISSVSVMHSMPFTRTKLYNSGFISGLILIVSPILVNGLILLAISKPVYRMYGTESGMMINEVNVFARADILNWIWVSILIAVVIYAVSVFAGIVTGNALMHFATAIWFNFLIPALYAVFIAYFSQFLYGFDTAGNWVEFGMKISPYLSVLQNQGHLGLFSTIYYLISAIVLFIITGFLYRKRNLEHATDSLAFSFMEPIICYLIAFLGMTLLGFYFQVLGKSEFYMYGGLAAGTLIFFIIGQMIVKKTPRVYNLKSLKSLGIYALIAIVFILGLRFDLTGFEKRVPNPSKVGSMTFSDDFMRNYNNYYYSSSGYTLFKGDEKGLLFKDPANIEAAVNLHKMLVADKERLQKPEDVYAGSLALSYNPDSLFPLSRRYTLDYVTFGKSPDFKQIYESKEYKDYFAPSNLNYEKLDSILVSTDKPNVEAVEIKRAADLEEFMKCLDLDFKAQKFEDRVDLKHGYATASINFMYKDTSSNTPERLLNNNIAFKITESYTNTIQWLESKGYGERFKDNTADIEYIEIYHYVQSEDQDDNRYPAAAEYSYSGNGVMGIVGTSKTGSVEIPTMKITDPDQIKQILESYETSNIVYSDYYYGTIFYKGSVLNQQNYGSSYAKEMAEKYGADYSTSESGYPMVNIYFNEGNIPDFVLDYFQ
- a CDS encoding ABC transporter ATP-binding protein, coding for MIKVSNLDKSFDGFRALSDLNLNVRKGSIYGLVGTNGAGKTTLIKHVTGVLKQDQGEILIEGAPVYENIPVKERMGFIPDDLYFFASYNLKESAKFYRSIYPNWSQERYTHMVKQFELNERRKLSKFSKGMQKQAAFILTMSSMPDYLILDEPIDGLDPIIRKLVWKYIIEDVAEREMTVLVSSHNLRELEGICDSIGILSKGKMMIERDLDELKSDIHKIQVAFKESSDDPYQGLNVLHKESRGTVDLLIIRNKKEDVESVINESHPVIFDMLPLSLEEIFIYELGGGDNEIEGIIF